A section of the Papio anubis isolate 15944 chromosome 4, Panubis1.0, whole genome shotgun sequence genome encodes:
- the LOC101015441 gene encoding olfactory receptor 6B1: MELENHTRVTKFILVGFPGSLSMRAAMFLIFLVAYILTVAENVIIILLVQQNRPLHKPMYFFLANLSFLETWYISVTVPKLLFSFWSMNNSISFTLCMIQLYFFIALMCTECVLLAAMAYDRYVAICRPLHYPTIMSHGLCFRLALGSWAIGFGISLAKIYFISHLSFCGPNVINHFFCDISPVLNLSCTDMSIAELVDFILALGIFLFPLFITVLSYGCILATILRMPTGKQKAFSTCASHLVVVTIFYSAIIFMYARPRAIHAFNKNKIISIFYAIVTPSLNPFIYCLRNREVKEALKKLAYCQASRSD, translated from the coding sequence ATGGAACTGGAGAACCACACACGAGTCACCAAGTTCATTCTGGTGGGATTCCCTGGGAGCTTGAGTATGCGGGCAGCCATGTTTCTGATATTCCTTGTGGCCTATATTCTGACAGTGGCTGAAAACGTGATCATCATCCTATTGGTGCAGCAAAATCGGCCACTGCACAAGCCTATGTACTTCTTCCTGGCCAACCTGTCCTTCTTGGAGACTTGGTACATCTCTGTGACTGTGCCCAAGTTACTGTTTAGTTTTTGGTCTATGAACAACAGCATCTCTTTCACACTCTGTATGATACAACTGTACTTCTTCATTGCACTCATGTGCACAGAATGTGTGCTCCTGGCCGCCATGGCCTATGACCGGTATGTGGCCATCTGTCGCCCACTCCACTACCCGACCATAATGAGCCATGGGCTCTGCTTCCGCCTCGCTCTTGGTTCCTGGGCCATTGGCTTTGGCATCTCCCTGGCGAAGATCTACttcatctcccacctcagcttctgtgGTCCCAATGTCATCAACCACTTCTTCTGTGACATCTCTCCAGTACTTAATCTTTCCTGCACAGACATGTCCATAGCTGAGTTGGTGGACTTTATCCTGGCACTGGGCAtcttccttttcccactttttattACTGTCCTGTCCTATGGATGCATTCTGGCCACCATCTTACGCATGCCCACAGGAAAACAGAAAGCGTTCTCCACTTGTGCCTCCCACCTTGTGGTGGTCACCATTTTCTATTCAGCCATTATTTTCATGTATGCTCGACCTCGAGCTATCCATGCCttcaacaagaacaaaattatttccatCTTCTATGCCATTGTCACTCCTTCTCTCAACCCTTTCATTTATTGCCTAAGAAACCGAGAGGTCAAGGAAGCTCTGAAGAAACTGGCATATTGCCAGGCCAGCAGATCTGACTAG